One genomic segment of Chelmon rostratus isolate fCheRos1 chromosome 22, fCheRos1.pri, whole genome shotgun sequence includes these proteins:
- the strip2 gene encoding striatin-interacting protein 1 homolog isoform X1, producing MQAEDMEVPIINNLNDNGDRQRPKGKDVFKDQQKESESSMESPNLEFEYGDTDTLTAELSELYSYTEEPEFALNRDYFEEDFRSHARGRRWIELTVEEQRAYVMRLLDALEVTDRDKRLKVARAILYLAQGVFDECDTEVDVLHWSRHNVFLLYDMGIFTALLELLSMEIDNNQACSSAVRKPAISLADSTELRVLLSIMYLMVETIRVQTEDDRPEWRAAREAFKNELGSPLYNGEPFALLLFTMVTKFCSMNAPHFPMKKVLLLLWKTILFTLGGFEELQEMKVRGRERLNLPPLPEDSIKVVRAMRAASPPASAMELIEQQQQQKRGRRSRRSAFVDSLEGDSPFPKKQPLVKQDSLDTYNERDPFKNDDARDEEEDPEDTDSGIEGEVDPLDRDVIIQPPPPPPPLRPPTERVNFPKGLPWAPKVREKDIEHFLETSRNKFIGFTLGNDIETLVGLPRPIHESVKTLKQHKYVSIAEVQIKKEEELQQCPLTLGEEEVEETPTEMLYLGMLPNLSQYVIALLKLLLAAAPTSKAKTDSINILADVLPEEMPITVLQSMKLGIDVNRHKEIIVKAISALLLLLLKHFKLNHVYQFEIVSQHLVFANCIPLILKFFNQNIMSYISAKNSICVLDFPHCVVHEMPELTAESLEAGDSNQFCWRNLFSCINLLRILNKLTKWKHSRTMMLVVFKSAPILKRALKVKQAMMQLYVLKLLKIQTKYLGRQWRKSNMKTMSAIYQKVRHRLNDDWAYGNDIDARPWDFQAEECALRESIEKFNSRRYDKNKNGDFTPVDNCLQSVLGQRVELPEDFHYSYEMWLEREVFSQPIQWEGLLQNP from the exons AGCTCCATGGAGTCTCCCAACCTGGAGTTTGAGTatggagacacagacacactgactgcTGAGCTTTCAG AGCTCTACAGTTACACAGAGGAGCCAGAGTTTGCCCTCAACAGAGACTACTTTGAGGAGGACTTCAGGAGCCATg CTCGAGGCAGGAGGTGGATCGAGCTGAcggtggaggagcagagggcgTATGTGATGAGGCTGCTGGATGCACTGGAGGTGACGGACAGGGACAAGAGGCTGAAGGTGGCCCGGGCCATCCTCTACCTAGCTCAGG GAGTGTTCGATGAGTGTGACACCGAGGTGGACGTGCTCCACTGGTCCAGACACAATGTCTTTCTGCTCTACGACATGGGCATCTTCACGGCACTGCTGGAGCTGCTAAGCATGGAGATAGA tAACAACCAGGCgtgcagcagtgcagtgaggaaGCCTGCCATCTCTCTTGCAGACAGCACAGAGCTCAG AGTGCTGCTGAGCATCATGTACCTGATGGTGGAGACCATTAGAGTTCAAACAGAGGACGACAGACCTGAGTGGAGAGCAGCCAGAGAGGCCTTCAAGAATgagctcg GTTCACCTCTGTACAATGGAGAACCCTTCGCCCTGCTCCTCTTCACCATGGTGACTAAGTTCTGCAGCATGAACGCCCCTCACTTCCCCATGaagaaagtgctgctgctgctctggaagACAATACTG TTCACCTTGGGGGGTTTCGAGGAGCTCCAGGAGATGAAGGTGCGGGGCCGGGAGCGTCTGAACCTGCCCCCGCTGCCGGAGGACAGCATCAAGGTGGTCAGGGCCATGAGGGCGGCCTCGCCTCCAGCCTCTGCCATGGAGCTCAttgagcaacagcagcagcagaagagagGCCGCCGCAGCCGCAGG AGTGCCTTTGTTGATAGCTTGGAAGGAGACAGTCCCTTTCCCAAGAAGCAG cccCTGGTCAAACAGGACAGCCTGGACACGTACAACGAGCGGGACCCCTTCAAGAACGACGATGCCcgggacgaggaggaggacccCGAGGACACAGACAGCGGCATCGAGGGCGAGGTGGACCCTTTGGATCGCGATGTCATCATCCAGCCACCGCCTCCGCCACCTCCCCTCCGACCTCCCACAGAAAGGGTCAACTTCCCCAAGGGCCTGCCCTGGGCCCCTAAAGTCAG GGAGAAAGACATAGAGCACTTCCTCGAGACCAGTAGGAACAAGTTCATCGGTTTTACTCTGGGGAA tGATATAGAGACCCTGGTGGGCTTGCCCAGACCCATCCATGAGAGTGTGAAGACTCTTAAACAG CACAAATATGTGTCCATCGCTGAGGTCCAGATCaaaaaggaagaggagctgcAACAGTGTCCTCTGACTCTG ggtgaggaggaggtggaggagacacCGACGGAGATGCTGTACCTGGGAATGCTTCCTAACCTCTCCCAGTATGTG ATTGCcctcctgaagctgctgctggctgcagctccaaccTCCAAAGCCAAAACTGACTCCATTAACATCCTGGCTGATGTGCTGCCCGAGGAGATGCC TATCACAGTCCTTCAGAGCATGAAGCTGGGAATTGACGTGAACCGTCACAAGGAAATCATCGTCAAGgccatctctgctctgctgctgctgctcctcaagCACTTCAAACTCAACCATGTTTATCAg TTCGAGATAGTCTCCCAGCACCTGGTGTTTGCCAACTGTATCCCACTCATCCTCAAGTTCTTCAATCAGAACATCATGTCCTACATCAGTGCCAAAAACAG TATATGTGTGCTGGACTTTCCTCACTGCGTGGTCCATGAGATGCCTGAGCTCACAGCCGAGAGCCTG GAAGCAGGAGACAGCAACCAGTTCTGCTGGAGAAACCTGTTTTCTTGTATCAATCTGCTGAGAATATTGAACAAGCTGACCAAGTGGAAACACTCCAGGACAATG ATGCTGGTGGTGTTCAAGTCTGCCCCCATCCTGAAGAGAGCTCTGAAGGTGAAGCAGGCCATGATGCAGCTCTACGTTCTCAAGCTGCTCAAGATCCAGACCAAGTACTTGGGCCGCCAGTGGAGGAAGAGCAACATGAAGACCATGTCGGCCATCTATCAGAAGGTCCGCCACAGGCTCAATGACGACTGGGCTTACGGAAATG ATATTGATGCACGGCCCTGGGACTTCCAGGCGGAGGAGTGTGCCCTGCGGGAGAGCATCGAGAAGTTCAACAGCCGCCGCTACGACAAGAACAAGAACGGGGACTTCACGCCTGTGGACAACTGCCTGCAGAGCGTGCTGGGCCAGCGCGTGGAGCTGCCCGAGGACTTCCACTACAGCTACGAGATGTGGCTGGAGAGAGAGGTCTTCTCCCAGCCCATCCAGTGGGAGGGGCTGCTGCAGAATCCATGA
- the strip2 gene encoding striatin-interacting protein 1 homolog isoform X2 produces the protein MESPNLEFEYGDTDTLTAELSELYSYTEEPEFALNRDYFEEDFRSHARGRRWIELTVEEQRAYVMRLLDALEVTDRDKRLKVARAILYLAQGVFDECDTEVDVLHWSRHNVFLLYDMGIFTALLELLSMEIDNNQACSSAVRKPAISLADSTELRVLLSIMYLMVETIRVQTEDDRPEWRAAREAFKNELGSPLYNGEPFALLLFTMVTKFCSMNAPHFPMKKVLLLLWKTILFTLGGFEELQEMKVRGRERLNLPPLPEDSIKVVRAMRAASPPASAMELIEQQQQQKRGRRSRRPLVKQDSLDTYNERDPFKNDDARDEEEDPEDTDSGIEGEVDPLDRDVIIQPPPPPPPLRPPTERVNFPKGLPWAPKVREKDIEHFLETSRNKFIGFTLGNDIETLVGLPRPIHESVKTLKQHKYVSIAEVQIKKEEELQQCPLTLGEEEVEETPTEMLYLGMLPNLSQYVIALLKLLLAAAPTSKAKTDSINILADVLPEEMPITVLQSMKLGIDVNRHKEIIVKAISALLLLLLKHFKLNHVYQFEIVSQHLVFANCIPLILKFFNQNIMSYISAKNSICVLDFPHCVVHEMPELTAESLEAGDSNQFCWRNLFSCINLLRILNKLTKWKHSRTMMLVVFKSAPILKRALKVKQAMMQLYVLKLLKIQTKYLGRQWRKSNMKTMSAIYQKVRHRLNDDWAYGNDIDARPWDFQAEECALRESIEKFNSRRYDKNKNGDFTPVDNCLQSVLGQRVELPEDFHYSYEMWLEREVFSQPIQWEGLLQNP, from the exons ATGGAGTCTCCCAACCTGGAGTTTGAGTatggagacacagacacactgactgcTGAGCTTTCAG AGCTCTACAGTTACACAGAGGAGCCAGAGTTTGCCCTCAACAGAGACTACTTTGAGGAGGACTTCAGGAGCCATg CTCGAGGCAGGAGGTGGATCGAGCTGAcggtggaggagcagagggcgTATGTGATGAGGCTGCTGGATGCACTGGAGGTGACGGACAGGGACAAGAGGCTGAAGGTGGCCCGGGCCATCCTCTACCTAGCTCAGG GAGTGTTCGATGAGTGTGACACCGAGGTGGACGTGCTCCACTGGTCCAGACACAATGTCTTTCTGCTCTACGACATGGGCATCTTCACGGCACTGCTGGAGCTGCTAAGCATGGAGATAGA tAACAACCAGGCgtgcagcagtgcagtgaggaaGCCTGCCATCTCTCTTGCAGACAGCACAGAGCTCAG AGTGCTGCTGAGCATCATGTACCTGATGGTGGAGACCATTAGAGTTCAAACAGAGGACGACAGACCTGAGTGGAGAGCAGCCAGAGAGGCCTTCAAGAATgagctcg GTTCACCTCTGTACAATGGAGAACCCTTCGCCCTGCTCCTCTTCACCATGGTGACTAAGTTCTGCAGCATGAACGCCCCTCACTTCCCCATGaagaaagtgctgctgctgctctggaagACAATACTG TTCACCTTGGGGGGTTTCGAGGAGCTCCAGGAGATGAAGGTGCGGGGCCGGGAGCGTCTGAACCTGCCCCCGCTGCCGGAGGACAGCATCAAGGTGGTCAGGGCCATGAGGGCGGCCTCGCCTCCAGCCTCTGCCATGGAGCTCAttgagcaacagcagcagcagaagagagGCCGCCGCAGCCGCAGG cccCTGGTCAAACAGGACAGCCTGGACACGTACAACGAGCGGGACCCCTTCAAGAACGACGATGCCcgggacgaggaggaggacccCGAGGACACAGACAGCGGCATCGAGGGCGAGGTGGACCCTTTGGATCGCGATGTCATCATCCAGCCACCGCCTCCGCCACCTCCCCTCCGACCTCCCACAGAAAGGGTCAACTTCCCCAAGGGCCTGCCCTGGGCCCCTAAAGTCAG GGAGAAAGACATAGAGCACTTCCTCGAGACCAGTAGGAACAAGTTCATCGGTTTTACTCTGGGGAA tGATATAGAGACCCTGGTGGGCTTGCCCAGACCCATCCATGAGAGTGTGAAGACTCTTAAACAG CACAAATATGTGTCCATCGCTGAGGTCCAGATCaaaaaggaagaggagctgcAACAGTGTCCTCTGACTCTG ggtgaggaggaggtggaggagacacCGACGGAGATGCTGTACCTGGGAATGCTTCCTAACCTCTCCCAGTATGTG ATTGCcctcctgaagctgctgctggctgcagctccaaccTCCAAAGCCAAAACTGACTCCATTAACATCCTGGCTGATGTGCTGCCCGAGGAGATGCC TATCACAGTCCTTCAGAGCATGAAGCTGGGAATTGACGTGAACCGTCACAAGGAAATCATCGTCAAGgccatctctgctctgctgctgctgctcctcaagCACTTCAAACTCAACCATGTTTATCAg TTCGAGATAGTCTCCCAGCACCTGGTGTTTGCCAACTGTATCCCACTCATCCTCAAGTTCTTCAATCAGAACATCATGTCCTACATCAGTGCCAAAAACAG TATATGTGTGCTGGACTTTCCTCACTGCGTGGTCCATGAGATGCCTGAGCTCACAGCCGAGAGCCTG GAAGCAGGAGACAGCAACCAGTTCTGCTGGAGAAACCTGTTTTCTTGTATCAATCTGCTGAGAATATTGAACAAGCTGACCAAGTGGAAACACTCCAGGACAATG ATGCTGGTGGTGTTCAAGTCTGCCCCCATCCTGAAGAGAGCTCTGAAGGTGAAGCAGGCCATGATGCAGCTCTACGTTCTCAAGCTGCTCAAGATCCAGACCAAGTACTTGGGCCGCCAGTGGAGGAAGAGCAACATGAAGACCATGTCGGCCATCTATCAGAAGGTCCGCCACAGGCTCAATGACGACTGGGCTTACGGAAATG ATATTGATGCACGGCCCTGGGACTTCCAGGCGGAGGAGTGTGCCCTGCGGGAGAGCATCGAGAAGTTCAACAGCCGCCGCTACGACAAGAACAAGAACGGGGACTTCACGCCTGTGGACAACTGCCTGCAGAGCGTGCTGGGCCAGCGCGTGGAGCTGCCCGAGGACTTCCACTACAGCTACGAGATGTGGCTGGAGAGAGAGGTCTTCTCCCAGCCCATCCAGTGGGAGGGGCTGCTGCAGAATCCATGA